CCCGCAGACGGGTTTGTGTGTCGCCCAAGGCGACGCACGCGTTCCCTGCCGCACAACAAATCCGGTTTTCCCCAAAGCCCAAACTGCGTGCGCGGCTGCGCCACACACCCTACCTGAACGGCAGAGGCCGTCTGAAAATCTGTAAAACAGGTTTTCAGACGGCCTCTCTGATTTTGCGCGGGCGCGGGTTACAGCAGCCCGTGTTCGGTGAGTTTTTTGCGCAGGGTGTTGCGGTTGATGCCGAGCATGTCGGCGGCTTTGGACTGGTTGCCGCCGCATTGCGCCATCACCACTTCGAGCATGGGTTTTTCCACCTGGCGCAGCACCATGCCGTACACGTTGGCGGCGGGCTGGCCGTCGAGGGTGCGGAAGTAGAGGACGAGGTTTTGTTCGATGCAGTAGGCGATGTCGTAGGTTCGGTTCGGCATGGTGCGGGTACTCGCGTGGGGTTTCGGGCGCGGACGG
The window above is part of the Neisseria bacilliformis genome. Proteins encoded here:
- a CDS encoding Fis family transcriptional regulator — translated: MPNRTYDIAYCIEQNLVLYFRTLDGQPAANVYGMVLRQVEKPMLEVVMAQCGGNQSKAADMLGINRNTLRKKLTEHGLL